A genome region from Panthera leo isolate Ple1 chromosome A2, P.leo_Ple1_pat1.1, whole genome shotgun sequence includes the following:
- the LOC122213754 gene encoding uncharacterized protein LOC122213754: MVLNRRSGRLPEGHDIASSGPCKGPGVGGNRRERSQGRWSEWRRDQQVGGSRPWGWRERFFSRPPGGSTGHREPTWVPGSPAVRDPSPGQSGNSSLPGYQLCAHHLLSNYYVPSPVLGGSGPPHPREERAMPPPRPQRPGEVASAVSCHPAGQLVSARPSAFPPTGVSCLCSTRPAPSPGDSLAGGRKCFPPPDAGAPHGTRPNVAAPACLEHLAWRQAPEDHRRPRRTQGHSRPVVSGTGACDAPGTIRPPCAGLSNGDVLTHLLFLPSFLPVISPPPPLCTISLVSLFVSASPLPLSFFFFLQIFIEHLLCTRVLF; encoded by the coding sequence ATGGTCTTAAACAGGAGGTCTGGCCGCCTCCCTGAGGGTCACGATATTGCCAGCAGTGgcccgtgcaaaggccctggggttggAGGCAAcaggagggaaagaagccagggaAGGTGGTCAGAGTGGAGAAGGGACCAGCAGGTGGGCGGCTCTAGGCCTTGGGGGTGGCGAGAGCGGTTCTTCTCCAGGCCCCCAGGGGGCAGCACGGGCCACAGGGAGCCGACCTGGGTGCCCGGTTCCCCAGCTGTGAGAGACCCAAGTCCTGGCCAGTCCGGAAACTCCAGTCTCCCCGGTTACCAGCTTTGTGcacaccatttattgagcaattactaTGTGCCCAGCCCCGTGCTGGGGGGCTCAGGGCCACCACATCCCCGGGAGGAGAGGGcgatgccccccccccgcccccagcgtcCAGGGGAAGTGGCCTCGGCCGTTTCCTGCCACCCAGCTGGCCAGCTGGTGTCAGCACGCCCCTCCGCCTTTCCCCCCACCGGGGTTTCCTGTTTGTGCAGCACTCGCCCAGCTCCATCTCCAGGGGACTCCCTGGCGGGTGGGAGGAAGTGCTTTCCTCCGCCAGACGCTGGAGCTCCCCATGGGACCAGGCCAAACGTCGCTGCCCCCGCCTGCCTTGAACATCTGGCTTGGAGGCAGGCGCCTGAGGATCACAGGAGGCCAAGGAGGACTCAGGGTCACAGCCGGCCCGTGGTGAGCGGCACGGGGGCCTGTGACGCTCCTGGAACCATCCGGCCCCCCTGTGCCGGCCTTTCCAACGGGGACGTCCTCACCCACTTGctttttcttccatccttccttcctgttatctctcctcctccacccctgtGTACCATCTCTCtagtttctctttttgtctctgcttcacccctccctctctccttttttttctttctgcaaatatttattgagcacctgttgtgTACCAGGGTCCTATTCTAG